A window from Theropithecus gelada isolate Dixy chromosome 1, Tgel_1.0, whole genome shotgun sequence encodes these proteins:
- the CCDC24 gene encoding coiled-coil domain-containing protein 24 isoform X1, translating to MGPSWGRRRGWVMLRHSPSLWELVEEHIPLRERPEVKRILGEAAVDLSLELRAEVAMLRALLQEARSSQAPSSRPISDPSSLLAPPPLLKDLLRQELRQLLQGLHHKAIYEGRWEPQAWVLSPDTRDQAQAWVQYSPRVLHFALEEPRCDLPEQEIFQMRGGRPSGHRDLSIIKDQLNVSNIDQVARHLRGLLEEECHTLEREIPILQRCLEEEYMRPCHPSEAALEPTLAELKEQKKAMEQELQASVGPSCVSPNHRQWPFGSSTQGLRPLLPLCGVAPLQCCLPAPPLEPCLRPRGQAATRRWGRQLQYSPREGSASTPMSSAASQAPA from the exons ATGG GTCCGAGCTGGGGACGGCGGCGCGGGTGGGTCATGCTTCGGCACTCCCCCTCGCTGTGGGAGCTGGTGGAGGAGCACATTCCGCTCCGGGAGCGACCCGAAGTGAAGAGGATTCTGGGGGAGGCGGCGGTGGACCTGAGCCTGGAGCTGCGGgcggag GTGGCGATGTTACGGGCACTGCTCCAAGAGGCTCGATCCTCTCAAGCCCCCAGCTCCCGCCCCATCTCTGACCCCTCTTCTCTTCTGGCACCACCGCCTCTCCTAAAGGACCTCTTGCGCCAGGAACTCCGGCAGTTGCTCCAGGGTCTCCACCACAAAGCCATCTATGAGGGCAGGTGGGAGCCTCAGGCCTGGGTCCTTTCCCCAGATACCAG GGACCAGGCCCAAGCTTGGGTCCAGTATAGCCCCAGGGTCCTGCACTTTGCCTTGGAGGAGCCCAGGTGTGATTTGCCAGAACAGGAGATATTCCAGATGAGAGGTGGTAGGCCCAG CGGTCACAGAGATCTCAGCATCATCAAGGACCAACTGAACGTGTCCAACATTGACCAGGTGGCCAGACATCTGAG GGGCCTTCTGGAGGAGGAGTGTCACACCTTGGAGAGGGAGATCCCCATCCTGCAG CGCTGCCTGGAAGAGGAGTATATGAGGCCTTGCCACCCCTCGGAGGCAGCCCTGGAGCCCACCCTGGCAG AGCTAAAGGAACAGAAGAAGGCCATGGAGCAGGAGCTGCAGGCATCTGTGGGGCCTTCTTGTGTCTCTCCCAACCACAG GCAGTGGCCCTTCGGGTCCTCCACGCAGGGCCTCAGACCCCTGCTTCCTCTCTGTGGGGTTGCACCTCTCCAGTGCTGCCTGCCTGCACCTCCTCTGGAGCCTTGCCTTCGACCTCGAGGCCAGGCCGCTACCCGCCGCTGGGGACGGCAGCTTCAGTACAGCCCCAGGGAAGGGTCAGCTTCCACGCCCATGTCCAGTGCAGCATCCCAGGCCCCAGCCTGA
- the CCDC24 gene encoding coiled-coil domain-containing protein 24 isoform X3, which translates to MGPSWGRRRGWVMLRHSPSLWELVEEHIPLRERPEVKRILGEAAVDLSLELRAEVAMLRALLQEARSSQAPSSRPISDPSSLLAPPPLLKDLLRQELRQLLQGLHHKAIYEGRDQAQAWVQYSPRVLHFALEEPRCDLPEQEIFQMRGGRPSSGHRDLSIIKDQLNVSNIDQVARHLRGLLEEECHTLEREIPILQRCLEEEYMRPCHPSEAALEPTLAELKEQKKAMEQELQASVGPSCVSPNHRQWPFGSSTQGLRPLLPLCGVAPLQCCLPAPPLEPCLRPRGQAATRRWGRQLQYSPREGSASTPMSSAASQAPA; encoded by the exons ATGG GTCCGAGCTGGGGACGGCGGCGCGGGTGGGTCATGCTTCGGCACTCCCCCTCGCTGTGGGAGCTGGTGGAGGAGCACATTCCGCTCCGGGAGCGACCCGAAGTGAAGAGGATTCTGGGGGAGGCGGCGGTGGACCTGAGCCTGGAGCTGCGGgcggag GTGGCGATGTTACGGGCACTGCTCCAAGAGGCTCGATCCTCTCAAGCCCCCAGCTCCCGCCCCATCTCTGACCCCTCTTCTCTTCTGGCACCACCGCCTCTCCTAAAGGACCTCTTGCGCCAGGAACTCCGGCAGTTGCTCCAGGGTCTCCACCACAAAGCCATCTATGAGGGCAG GGACCAGGCCCAAGCTTGGGTCCAGTATAGCCCCAGGGTCCTGCACTTTGCCTTGGAGGAGCCCAGGTGTGATTTGCCAGAACAGGAGATATTCCAGATGAGAGGTGGTAGGCCCAG CAGCGGTCACAGAGATCTCAGCATCATCAAGGACCAACTGAACGTGTCCAACATTGACCAGGTGGCCAGACATCTGAG GGGCCTTCTGGAGGAGGAGTGTCACACCTTGGAGAGGGAGATCCCCATCCTGCAG CGCTGCCTGGAAGAGGAGTATATGAGGCCTTGCCACCCCTCGGAGGCAGCCCTGGAGCCCACCCTGGCAG AGCTAAAGGAACAGAAGAAGGCCATGGAGCAGGAGCTGCAGGCATCTGTGGGGCCTTCTTGTGTCTCTCCCAACCACAG GCAGTGGCCCTTCGGGTCCTCCACGCAGGGCCTCAGACCCCTGCTTCCTCTCTGTGGGGTTGCACCTCTCCAGTGCTGCCTGCCTGCACCTCCTCTGGAGCCTTGCCTTCGACCTCGAGGCCAGGCCGCTACCCGCCGCTGGGGACGGCAGCTTCAGTACAGCCCCAGGGAAGGGTCAGCTTCCACGCCCATGTCCAGTGCAGCATCCCAGGCCCCAGCCTGA
- the CCDC24 gene encoding coiled-coil domain-containing protein 24 isoform X4 — protein MLRHSPSLWELVEEHIPLRERPEVKRILGEAAVDLSLELRAEDLLRQELRQLLQGLHHKAIYEGRDQAQAWVQYSPRVLHFALEEPRCDLPEQEIFQMRGGRPSSGHRDLSIIKDQLNVSNIDQVARHLRGLLEEECHTLEREIPILQRCLEEEYMRPCHPSEAALEPTLAELKEQKKAMEQELQASVGPSCVSPNHRQWPFGSSTQGLRPLLPLCGVAPLQCCLPAPPLEPCLRPRGQAATRRWGRQLQYSPREGSASTPMSSAASQAPA, from the exons ATGCTTCGGCACTCCCCCTCGCTGTGGGAGCTGGTGGAGGAGCACATTCCGCTCCGGGAGCGACCCGAAGTGAAGAGGATTCTGGGGGAGGCGGCGGTGGACCTGAGCCTGGAGCTGCGGgcggag GACCTCTTGCGCCAGGAACTCCGGCAGTTGCTCCAGGGTCTCCACCACAAAGCCATCTATGAGGGCAG GGACCAGGCCCAAGCTTGGGTCCAGTATAGCCCCAGGGTCCTGCACTTTGCCTTGGAGGAGCCCAGGTGTGATTTGCCAGAACAGGAGATATTCCAGATGAGAGGTGGTAGGCCCAG CAGCGGTCACAGAGATCTCAGCATCATCAAGGACCAACTGAACGTGTCCAACATTGACCAGGTGGCCAGACATCTGAG GGGCCTTCTGGAGGAGGAGTGTCACACCTTGGAGAGGGAGATCCCCATCCTGCAG CGCTGCCTGGAAGAGGAGTATATGAGGCCTTGCCACCCCTCGGAGGCAGCCCTGGAGCCCACCCTGGCAG AGCTAAAGGAACAGAAGAAGGCCATGGAGCAGGAGCTGCAGGCATCTGTGGGGCCTTCTTGTGTCTCTCCCAACCACAG GCAGTGGCCCTTCGGGTCCTCCACGCAGGGCCTCAGACCCCTGCTTCCTCTCTGTGGGGTTGCACCTCTCCAGTGCTGCCTGCCTGCACCTCCTCTGGAGCCTTGCCTTCGACCTCGAGGCCAGGCCGCTACCCGCCGCTGGGGACGGCAGCTTCAGTACAGCCCCAGGGAAGGGTCAGCTTCCACGCCCATGTCCAGTGCAGCATCCCAGGCCCCAGCCTGA
- the CCDC24 gene encoding coiled-coil domain-containing protein 24 isoform X2 has protein sequence MGPSWGRRRGWVMLRHSPSLWELVEEHIPLRERPEVKRILGEAAVDLSLELRAEVAMLRALLQEARSSQAPSSRPISDPSSLLAPPPLLKDLLRQELRQLLQGLHHKAIYEGRDQAQAWVQYSPRVLHFALEEPRCDLPEQEIFQMRGGRPSSGHRDLSIIKDQLNVSNIDQVARHLRGLLEEECHTLEREIPILQRCLEEEYMRPCHPSEAALEPTLAELKEQKKAMEQELQASVGPSCVSPNHSGPSGPPRRASDPCFLSVGLHLSSAACLHLLWSLAFDLEARPLPAAGDGSFSTAPGKGQLPRPCPVQHPRPQPEGLVTE, from the exons ATGG GTCCGAGCTGGGGACGGCGGCGCGGGTGGGTCATGCTTCGGCACTCCCCCTCGCTGTGGGAGCTGGTGGAGGAGCACATTCCGCTCCGGGAGCGACCCGAAGTGAAGAGGATTCTGGGGGAGGCGGCGGTGGACCTGAGCCTGGAGCTGCGGgcggag GTGGCGATGTTACGGGCACTGCTCCAAGAGGCTCGATCCTCTCAAGCCCCCAGCTCCCGCCCCATCTCTGACCCCTCTTCTCTTCTGGCACCACCGCCTCTCCTAAAGGACCTCTTGCGCCAGGAACTCCGGCAGTTGCTCCAGGGTCTCCACCACAAAGCCATCTATGAGGGCAG GGACCAGGCCCAAGCTTGGGTCCAGTATAGCCCCAGGGTCCTGCACTTTGCCTTGGAGGAGCCCAGGTGTGATTTGCCAGAACAGGAGATATTCCAGATGAGAGGTGGTAGGCCCAG CAGCGGTCACAGAGATCTCAGCATCATCAAGGACCAACTGAACGTGTCCAACATTGACCAGGTGGCCAGACATCTGAG GGGCCTTCTGGAGGAGGAGTGTCACACCTTGGAGAGGGAGATCCCCATCCTGCAG CGCTGCCTGGAAGAGGAGTATATGAGGCCTTGCCACCCCTCGGAGGCAGCCCTGGAGCCCACCCTGGCAG AGCTAAAGGAACAGAAGAAGGCCATGGAGCAGGAGCTGCAGGCATCTGTGGGGCCTTCTTGTGTCTCTCCCAACCACAG TGGCCCTTCGGGTCCTCCACGCAGGGCCTCAGACCCCTGCTTCCTCTCTGTGGGGTTGCACCTCTCCAGTGCTGCCTGCCTGCACCTCCTCTGGAGCCTTGCCTTCGACCTCGAGGCCAGGCCGCTACCCGCCGCTGGGGACGGCAGCTTCAGTACAGCCCCAGGGAAGGGTCAGCTTCCACGCCCATGTCCAGTGCAGCATCCCAGGCCCCAGCCTGAAGGGCTGGTCACCGAGTAG
- the CCDC24 gene encoding coiled-coil domain-containing protein 24 isoform X5, with translation MRGGRPSGHRDLSIIKDQLNVSNIDQVARHLRGLLEEECHTLEREIPILQRCLEEEYMRPCHPSEAALEPTLAELKEQKKAMEQELQASVGPSCVSPNHRQWPFGSSTQGLRPLLPLCGVAPLQCCLPAPPLEPCLRPRGQAATRRWGRQLQYSPREGSASTPMSSAASQAPA, from the exons ATGAGAGGTGGTAGGCCCAG CGGTCACAGAGATCTCAGCATCATCAAGGACCAACTGAACGTGTCCAACATTGACCAGGTGGCCAGACATCTGAG GGGCCTTCTGGAGGAGGAGTGTCACACCTTGGAGAGGGAGATCCCCATCCTGCAG CGCTGCCTGGAAGAGGAGTATATGAGGCCTTGCCACCCCTCGGAGGCAGCCCTGGAGCCCACCCTGGCAG AGCTAAAGGAACAGAAGAAGGCCATGGAGCAGGAGCTGCAGGCATCTGTGGGGCCTTCTTGTGTCTCTCCCAACCACAG GCAGTGGCCCTTCGGGTCCTCCACGCAGGGCCTCAGACCCCTGCTTCCTCTCTGTGGGGTTGCACCTCTCCAGTGCTGCCTGCCTGCACCTCCTCTGGAGCCTTGCCTTCGACCTCGAGGCCAGGCCGCTACCCGCCGCTGGGGACGGCAGCTTCAGTACAGCCCCAGGGAAGGGTCAGCTTCCACGCCCATGTCCAGTGCAGCATCCCAGGCCCCAGCCTGA